One region of Campylobacter lari genomic DNA includes:
- a CDS encoding 5'-methylthioadenosine/adenosylhomocysteine nucleosidase, which yields MKIAILGAMPEEVTPLLETLKEYQTIEYANNTYYIAKYKNHELIIAYSKIGKVNSTLSATIMIEKFKAELMLFTGVAGAFNPSLEIGDLIYATKLAQYDLDITAFGHPLGYVPGNEIFIKTDDKLNNLAIEVAKELGVKLQSGIIATGDEFICDENKKAKIREIFNADACEMEGASVALVCDALKIPCLVLRSMSDKAGEKAEFDFDEFVEKSAKISANFVLKICEKL from the coding sequence ATGAAAATAGCTATTTTAGGAGCTATGCCCGAAGAGGTTACTCCTTTACTCGAAACATTAAAAGAATATCAAACAATTGAATATGCAAATAATACTTATTATATTGCAAAATACAAAAATCATGAATTAATCATCGCTTATTCTAAGATAGGGAAAGTAAATTCCACTCTTAGCGCGACTATTATGATAGAAAAATTTAAAGCTGAACTTATGCTTTTTACAGGAGTGGCTGGTGCTTTTAATCCTAGTTTGGAAATAGGGGATTTAATCTATGCTACAAAATTAGCTCAATATGATTTAGATATTACAGCTTTTGGACATCCGCTTGGTTATGTTCCTGGTAATGAAATTTTTATAAAAACAGACGATAAGCTTAATAATCTTGCCATAGAGGTTGCTAAAGAACTTGGTGTTAAATTACAATCAGGTATTATCGCTACGGGTGATGAATTTATTTGTGATGAGAATAAAAAAGCAAAAATTAGAGAAATTTTTAATGCAGATGCTTGTGAAATGGAAGGAGCTAGTGTGGCTTTGGTATGTGATGCTTTAAAAATTCCATGTTTGGTTTTAAGATCAATGAGTGATAAGGCAGGTGAAAAAGCTGAATTTGACTTTGATGAGTTTGTAGAAAAATCCGCTAAAATTTCAGCTAATTTTGTTTTAAAAATTTGTGAGAAATTATGA
- the recO gene encoding recombination protein RecO, producing the protein MQGFILHTQSVKDEDLIVYLLSAKKVIKSYRFYGMRHSNILNGYKIDFELEESSRFLPRLKDVLHIGFSWVLDREKMFFWQEFIRLFYWHLKDVEEIDSFYFELLEDCAKRFEKQDCKRVIVDAYLKILSFEGRLHKDFICFLCDECIKEDVVLIRAFLPAHKKCAFGYEFKAKDLVRFYENFNSSHFSDEYIDNLYKIIKEGF; encoded by the coding sequence ATGCAAGGCTTTATTTTGCACACTCAGAGCGTAAAAGATGAGGATTTGATTGTTTATCTTTTAAGTGCCAAAAAAGTTATTAAAAGTTATAGATTTTACGGAATGAGACATTCTAATATTCTAAATGGATATAAGATTGATTTTGAACTTGAAGAAAGTTCTAGATTTTTACCGCGCTTAAAAGATGTTTTACATATTGGATTTTCTTGGGTTTTAGATAGAGAAAAAATGTTTTTTTGGCAAGAATTTATCAGGCTTTTTTATTGGCATTTAAAAGATGTTGAGGAGATTGATAGTTTTTATTTTGAGCTTTTAGAAGATTGTGCTAAGCGTTTTGAAAAACAAGATTGCAAGCGTGTGATTGTGGATGCTTATTTAAAGATTCTAAGCTTTGAAGGACGCTTGCATAAGGATTTTATTTGCTTTTTATGTGATGAGTGTATAAAAGAAGATGTTGTATTGATAAGGGCTTTTTTGCCTGCGCATAAAAAATGTGCTTTTGGCTATGAGTTTAAAGCTAAAGATCTTGTGAGGTTTTATGAAAATTTTAATTCATCGCATTTTAGCGATGAATATATTGATAATTTATATAAAATCATTAAAGAGGGTTTTTAA
- the fabD gene encoding ACP S-malonyltransferase — translation MNSAFIFPGQGSQSVGMGLSFYENSLKARELLDCASDYCKIDFKNLLFKENENLNKSEFTQMAIVLNSLMAYEALKEQASIEAKYSLGHSLGEFSALATQGAFDFLDVIALVNKRGQFMQEDCSKIEAGMMVVLGLEDKAVEELCQKALSEQKSIFAANYNCEGQIVVAGLKPDLASYESEFKNAGAKRAMLLNMSVASHCPLLKNASLKLTKELELVLKDDFKSVVSNVNAKIYSDKTQALTLLSEQLIKPVLYKQSIKTIDNEVDFYIEFGASVLKGLNKKITQKETYALSKIEDIDEILKVIK, via the coding sequence ATGAATAGTGCATTTATTTTCCCAGGCCAAGGTTCTCAAAGTGTTGGTATGGGGCTTAGTTTTTATGAGAATTCACTTAAAGCAAGAGAATTATTAGATTGTGCAAGTGATTATTGTAAAATTGATTTTAAAAATTTGCTTTTTAAGGAAAATGAAAATTTAAATAAAAGTGAATTTACACAAATGGCCATAGTGTTAAACTCACTAATGGCTTATGAAGCTTTAAAAGAGCAAGCTAGTATAGAAGCTAAGTATAGTTTAGGCCATTCACTAGGAGAATTTAGTGCTTTAGCGACTCAAGGTGCATTTGACTTTTTAGATGTTATAGCACTTGTTAACAAGCGTGGCCAATTTATGCAGGAGGATTGCTCTAAAATCGAAGCTGGTATGATGGTGGTTTTAGGACTTGAAGATAAAGCAGTAGAAGAACTTTGTCAAAAGGCATTAAGTGAGCAAAAAAGTATTTTTGCAGCTAATTATAATTGTGAAGGACAGATTGTAGTAGCGGGTTTAAAGCCTGATTTGGCTTCTTATGAGAGTGAGTTTAAGAATGCAGGAGCCAAAAGAGCTATGCTTTTGAATATGAGTGTTGCAAGCCATTGTCCATTATTAAAAAATGCGTCTTTAAAACTTACAAAAGAACTAGAGCTTGTGTTAAAAGATGATTTTAAAAGTGTAGTTTCAAATGTAAATGCAAAAATATATAGTGATAAAACTCAAGCTTTAACACTTTTAAGCGAACAACTTATAAAGCCTGTTCTTTATAAACAAAGCATTAAAACAATAGACAATGAAGTGGATTTTTATATAGAATTTGGTGCGAGCGTGTTAAAGGGCTTAAATAAAAAAATCACTCAAAAAGAAACTTATGCTTTAAGTAAAATAGAAGATATTGATGAAATTCTAAAGGTGATTAAATGA
- a CDS encoding ATP-binding protein has product MINLSKRLIREVAKANAKFSLIGDNDKVLLGLSGGKDSLALAHLLKRMQAHAPFKFELKAVTLSYGMGEDYTKLHNHCKEHGIDHEVIDSNIYEISGDTIRKNSSFCSYFSRMRRGALYTYALENGFNKLAIAHHLDDAVESFFMNFIYNGALRSLAPKYKSKRGIEVIRPLIFVRERQLRENAINNELEVIGNEFCPGMKLSEKNVKFPHAREEAKQLLANLEKENPKLFTSVKTAFENIHTDSFFMVKDND; this is encoded by the coding sequence ATGATAAATCTTAGCAAAAGACTAATCAGAGAAGTTGCAAAAGCAAATGCTAAGTTTTCCTTAATAGGAGATAATGATAAAGTTTTATTAGGACTTAGTGGTGGGAAAGACTCTCTAGCTCTAGCTCATCTTTTAAAGCGTATGCAAGCACATGCACCTTTTAAATTTGAACTTAAAGCAGTAACTTTAAGTTATGGCATGGGTGAAGATTACACCAAACTTCATAATCACTGCAAAGAACATGGTATTGACCATGAGGTTATTGATTCTAATATTTATGAAATTTCAGGTGATACCATTAGAAAAAATTCAAGCTTTTGTAGCTATTTTTCAAGAATGAGACGTGGTGCTTTATATACTTACGCCTTAGAAAATGGTTTTAATAAATTAGCCATAGCTCATCATTTAGATGATGCAGTAGAGAGTTTTTTTATGAATTTCATTTATAATGGTGCTCTTAGAAGTTTAGCGCCAAAATATAAAAGTAAAAGAGGTATAGAAGTCATCCGTCCTTTGATTTTTGTAAGAGAAAGACAATTAAGAGAAAATGCTATTAATAATGAATTAGAAGTAATTGGTAATGAATTTTGTCCTGGTATGAAATTAAGTGAAAAAAATGTAAAATTTCCTCATGCTAGAGAAGAAGCTAAACAGCTTTTAGCAAATTTAGAAAAAGAAAATCCAAAATTATTTACGAGCGTAAAAACTGCATTTGAAAATATCCACACGGATAGTTTTTTCATGGTTAAGGATAATGACTAA
- a CDS encoding cysteine hydrolase family protein produces MTKLLIIVDYQNDFIDGSLGFEKATKIKDNILTLLKNHQGDVVFTFDTHDENYLKTQEGKKLPIYHCIKDTFGWQMPSDFNVYLKNAKKIFYKNAFGSLELANFLKQNHYESIEFCGLVSHICVFSNIILAQSATPNSKIILHKNATASFNESLENSAYEILQAYGIELL; encoded by the coding sequence ATGACTAAACTTTTAATTATAGTTGATTATCAAAATGATTTTATCGATGGTAGCTTAGGTTTTGAAAAAGCTACCAAGATAAAAGATAATATTCTTACTCTTTTAAAAAATCATCAAGGTGATGTTGTTTTTACTTTTGATACGCATGATGAGAATTATTTAAAAACCCAAGAAGGAAAAAAACTGCCTATTTATCATTGTATTAAAGATACTTTTGGTTGGCAAATGCCAAGTGATTTTAATGTGTATTTAAAAAATGCAAAAAAAATCTTTTATAAGAATGCTTTTGGTAGTTTAGAATTGGCTAATTTTTTAAAACAAAATCATTATGAAAGTATAGAATTTTGTGGTTTGGTTTCGCATATTTGTGTATTTAGTAATATTATTTTAGCTCAAAGCGCCACGCCTAATTCTAAAATTATTTTACATAAAAACGCTACTGCAAGTTTTAATGAATCTTTAGAAAATAGTGCTTATGAAATTTTACAAGCTTATGGCATAGAGCTTTTATAG
- a CDS encoding FKBP-type peptidyl-prolyl cis-trans isomerase, giving the protein MAIEKNSVVSMFYELKDANTNEVLESNIYAEPISFILGKGQILEGLEEEIQKLDAPCNADIVIKKENALGEYDANALQTLPKEQFAGIDLQIGMELFGEGEDGNTVRVIVREITENEVTIDYNHAYAGKDLLFSINIVDVRAASEDEILTGIIAGSRSCGCGGGGHHHDHHHGHGGGGCCGGHGHGGGGCCGGH; this is encoded by the coding sequence ATGGCTATAGAAAAAAATAGTGTAGTTTCAATGTTTTATGAGTTAAAAGATGCAAACACAAATGAAGTTTTAGAATCAAATATTTATGCTGAACCTATTTCTTTTATTTTAGGTAAGGGTCAAATTTTAGAAGGACTAGAAGAGGAAATTCAAAAACTTGATGCCCCATGTAATGCTGATATTGTGATAAAAAAAGAAAATGCTTTGGGTGAATATGATGCAAATGCATTGCAAACTTTACCAAAAGAACAATTTGCAGGGATTGATTTGCAAATTGGTATGGAGCTTTTTGGCGAAGGCGAAGATGGTAATACAGTAAGAGTAATTGTTAGAGAAATTACTGAGAATGAAGTTACTATTGATTATAATCATGCTTACGCAGGAAAAGATTTGTTATTTTCAATTAATATTGTAGATGTTAGAGCTGCAAGTGAAGATGAAATTTTAACAGGAATTATTGCAGGTAGCAGAAGTTGTGGATGTGGTGGTGGAGGACATCATCATGATCATCATCACGGACATGGTGGTGGTGGATGTTGTGGTGGCCACGGACATGGTGGTGGCGGTTGCTGCGGTGGACACTAA